In Phreatobacter stygius, a genomic segment contains:
- a CDS encoding PepSY domain-containing protein — protein sequence MSRASRSRAALRKAAPALLFIDRSGRVTTLPASSPWSVPDMTLLKTCAVMFVLALAPASAMAQGCLTPSEQRAAIAGNQAVPLEQATRNLRPEHRGDVVNARLCRVSTGQLVYLLTVVNRHGKVMRARFDAATGQLVQVR from the coding sequence ATGTCCCGGGCATCGCGGTCCCGGGCGGCGCTGCGCAAAGCCGCTCCCGCATTGTTATTCATCGACCGTTCAGGCCGCGTGACTACCTTGCCGGCTTCCTCGCCATGGTCCGTTCCAGACATGACCCTGCTCAAGACCTGTGCCGTCATGTTCGTGCTCGCGCTGGCGCCCGCTTCCGCCATGGCCCAGGGCTGTCTGACGCCTTCCGAACAGCGCGCCGCGATCGCCGGCAACCAGGCCGTGCCGCTTGAGCAGGCAACCCGCAACCTGCGTCCGGAGCATCGCGGCGACGTGGTCAATGCCCGGCTCTGCCGCGTTTCGACCGGCCAGCTCGTCTACCTGCTGACAGTCGTCAACCGGCATGGCAAGGTCATGCGCGCGCGCTTCGACGCGGCGACCGGGCAACTCGTCCAGGTCCGCTGA
- a CDS encoding cold-shock protein: protein MATGTVKWFNSQKGFGFIQPDAGGPDVFVHISAVERAGLYGLNEGQKITYEVVADRRSGKSSADNLKAEG from the coding sequence ATGGCGACCGGAACGGTTAAGTGGTTCAATTCGCAAAAGGGCTTCGGTTTCATCCAGCCCGACGCCGGCGGCCCGGATGTGTTCGTTCACATCAGCGCAGTTGAGCGTGCCGGTCTTTACGGCCTCAATGAAGGTCAGAAGATCACCTATGAAGTCGTTGCGGATCGCCGCAGCGGCAAGTCCTCGGCGGACAATCTGAAGGCCGAAGGCTGA
- a CDS encoding NAD(P)H-dependent flavin oxidoreductase, whose product MAIVTPLTEKFGLAVPLLLAPMAGVSGGALAAAVTNAGGLGFIGGGYCDRDWLKREMEAAGNTPVGIGFITWALEKDPTLLAAVLTRRPPAIFLSFGSIGGFAGRIKAAGIALVVQIQSVAEARLAAAEGADVIVAQGTEAGGHGGSRATLPLVPAVVDAVGAIPVVAAGGIGDGRGLAAALMLGASGALCGTAFFASRESLAHANAKQAAVAGSGDETIRGSLFDLARGIDWPEPWTMRTLANGFSRQWQADLAGLRTNLGPEQARYGQARDQGNVDVAAVIVGEGVDMVRAVEPAEAIVRRIGADAERLLDRAASHLSR is encoded by the coding sequence ATGGCAATCGTCACGCCTCTGACCGAAAAATTCGGTCTCGCCGTCCCCTTGCTGCTGGCGCCGATGGCCGGGGTCAGCGGCGGCGCGCTCGCCGCGGCGGTCACCAATGCCGGCGGGCTCGGCTTCATTGGCGGCGGCTATTGCGACCGGGATTGGCTCAAGCGCGAGATGGAGGCTGCCGGCAATACGCCTGTTGGTATCGGCTTCATCACCTGGGCGCTGGAGAAAGACCCGACCCTGTTGGCCGCGGTGCTGACCCGCCGCCCGCCGGCCATTTTCCTGTCCTTCGGCTCGATCGGCGGCTTCGCCGGCAGGATCAAGGCCGCCGGCATCGCGCTGGTGGTCCAGATCCAGAGCGTCGCCGAAGCCCGCCTGGCGGCCGCCGAGGGCGCCGATGTGATCGTAGCGCAGGGCACCGAGGCCGGCGGCCATGGCGGCAGCCGGGCGACCTTGCCGCTGGTGCCCGCGGTGGTCGATGCGGTCGGCGCCATTCCGGTGGTGGCGGCCGGTGGCATCGGCGACGGACGGGGGCTCGCAGCGGCGCTGATGCTCGGCGCCTCGGGCGCGCTCTGCGGCACGGCTTTTTTCGCCAGCCGCGAATCGCTTGCCCACGCCAATGCCAAGCAGGCGGCGGTGGCAGGCTCGGGCGACGAGACGATCCGTGGCTCGCTGTTCGACCTTGCGCGGGGCATCGACTGGCCCGAACCTTGGACCATGCGGACGCTCGCCAACGGCTTCAGCCGGCAATGGCAGGCCGATCTCGCCGGCCTTCGCACCAATCTCGGGCCCGAGCAGGCCCGTTACGGGCAGGCGCGCGACCAGGGCAATGTCGATGTCGCGGCCGTCATCGTCGGCGAGGGCGTCGACATGGTGCGCGCAGTCGAGCCGGCCGAGGCGATCGTCCGGCGGATAGGCGCCGATGCCGAACGCCTGCTGGACCGGGCGGCCAGCCATCTGAGTCGCTGA
- a CDS encoding trypsin-like serine protease, with translation MRHLTASMSLAGALAGAALMIGTPAHAIIGGNSVPASDPLARSSVLVVTGDANGCTGTLIGRRSVLTAAHCVQGARIAVVAFIRAGRIVALTPVLTASGHPGVRGPRGNNAPIDVAVLTMRDLPPAGFGPARVGGREPPPGSRVTIAGFGRQRLESMRSAGELRRVDLPVIQRSPSGYTALGVPGLFETGRAPSACQGDSGGPALSGGSVVGVVSLVSGPTETRGCGFLTIAMPVVSIAPWIRGAVATGESRAPANPRVATLPPPRAPEREGLPPWARIDRQ, from the coding sequence ATGAGACATCTGACAGCTTCCATGAGCCTCGCGGGCGCCCTGGCCGGCGCCGCACTCATGATCGGCACGCCGGCTCACGCCATTATCGGCGGCAATTCGGTGCCAGCCTCGGATCCGCTGGCCCGGTCCTCGGTGCTTGTGGTGACCGGCGATGCCAATGGCTGCACCGGCACGCTGATCGGTCGCCGCAGCGTGCTGACCGCGGCGCATTGCGTGCAAGGCGCCCGCATCGCTGTTGTCGCCTTCATCCGCGCCGGCCGGATCGTGGCGCTGACGCCGGTGCTGACCGCATCCGGGCATCCCGGCGTGCGCGGCCCGCGCGGCAACAACGCGCCGATCGACGTCGCGGTGCTGACCATGCGCGACCTGCCGCCGGCCGGTTTCGGCCCGGCCCGCGTCGGCGGACGCGAACCGCCGCCGGGCTCGCGTGTCACCATTGCCGGTTTCGGCCGCCAGCGGCTCGAGAGCATGCGCAGCGCCGGCGAATTGCGGCGGGTCGACCTGCCGGTGATCCAGCGGTCGCCGTCCGGCTATACCGCCCTCGGCGTGCCCGGCTTGTTCGAAACCGGCCGCGCGCCATCGGCCTGCCAGGGCGATTCGGGTGGGCCGGCGCTCTCCGGCGGCAGCGTCGTCGGTGTGGTCAGCCTGGTTTCGGGCCCGACCGAGACGCGCGGCTGCGGCTTCCTGACGATCGCCATGCCCGTGGTTTCGATTGCGCCGTGGATTCGTGGCGCCGTCGCGACCGGTGAAAGCCGGGCACCAGCCAATCCGCGCGTCGCGACCTTGCCGCCGCCGCGGGCACCGGAACGGGAAGGCTTGCCGCCTTGGGCGCGAATCGACCGGCAATAA
- a CDS encoding winged helix-turn-helix transcriptional regulator yields MALKQRKNRAPKPPPTCALGECMALLGGAWTPNVIWHLSAGPRRFGELRVDIPQISAKMLSARLKDLEQKRVLRRRLVASSPPSAEYSLTDLGEELMPAIQAIVEIGKRLKGEPTETVGQRAGSLATAQ; encoded by the coding sequence ATGGCCCTGAAACAGCGCAAGAACCGTGCGCCCAAGCCACCGCCGACCTGTGCGCTGGGCGAATGCATGGCGCTGCTCGGCGGCGCCTGGACGCCCAACGTGATCTGGCATCTGAGCGCCGGGCCGCGCCGCTTCGGCGAGTTGCGTGTCGATATTCCGCAGATCTCCGCCAAGATGCTGAGCGCGCGTCTGAAAGACCTCGAGCAGAAGCGGGTGCTGCGGCGTCGGCTGGTGGCAAGCTCGCCGCCCTCGGCGGAATATTCGCTGACCGATCTCGGCGAGGAACTGATGCCGGCGATCCAGGCCATTGTCGAGATCGGCAAGCGCCTGAAGGGCGAGCCGACGGAGACCGTCGGTCAGCGCGCCGGCTCATTGGCGACAGCGCAATAA
- a CDS encoding regulator, giving the protein MAMTDMTAKPTIWTPGDWNAFFGFGTNILVNMLVLTGLLRFVLKMPDSLVFGRILPALGLMMALSTFYYAWLAYELARKTGRNDVCALPSGVSVPHMFIVTFVIMLPISLTTGDPVKGWEAGLAWVFIQSIILMLGGFIAPYIREVTPRAALLGTLAGVSIAFIAMRPAMEMFMTPMIGLTCFAIILVSWFGGLRYPRGIPAGLVAIAAGTIIAWGSTLIGLPLGGMGLDKLAQALSSFGFSVPIPALGHVFSGFQFLGIILVTAIPFGIYDLVEAMDNVESAEAAGDHYPTTRVLSADGVVSMIGCLMGNPFINAVYIGHPGWKAMGGRIGYSALTGVVVLALAWFGVIALLTALIPVVAIAPILLYIGMLIGAQAFQTTPAAHAPAVVLALTPHLAAWAKTLIDGVLGAAGTSAAQVGLDKLAQVGVLYHGLEVMAGGAIITGLVLGAIGVFIVDKKFVKASAFAGAGALLTFFGFMHGEAVGFAKSPSVALAYVMVAGLLYACSRMEEAVSEPKALAQPAE; this is encoded by the coding sequence ATGGCCATGACCGATATGACCGCCAAGCCAACCATCTGGACGCCGGGCGACTGGAACGCCTTTTTCGGCTTCGGCACCAACATCCTGGTCAATATGCTGGTGCTGACCGGGCTGCTGCGCTTCGTGTTGAAAATGCCCGACAGCCTGGTGTTCGGGCGCATTCTGCCGGCGCTCGGCCTGATGATGGCGCTGTCGACCTTCTATTACGCCTGGCTTGCCTATGAACTCGCCCGCAAAACCGGCCGGAACGATGTCTGCGCCCTGCCCTCGGGTGTCAGCGTGCCGCATATGTTCATCGTCACCTTCGTCATCATGCTGCCGATCTCGCTGACGACAGGCGATCCGGTGAAGGGCTGGGAGGCCGGCCTTGCCTGGGTGTTCATCCAGAGCATCATCCTGATGCTCGGCGGCTTCATCGCGCCCTATATCCGCGAGGTGACGCCGCGCGCGGCGCTGCTCGGCACGCTTGCCGGCGTCTCCATCGCCTTCATCGCGATGCGCCCGGCCATGGAAATGTTCATGACACCGATGATCGGGCTCACCTGTTTCGCCATCATCCTTGTGTCCTGGTTCGGCGGCTTGCGCTATCCGCGCGGCATTCCGGCCGGCCTGGTGGCGATCGCCGCCGGGACCATCATCGCCTGGGGCTCGACGCTCATCGGCCTGCCGCTCGGCGGCATGGGCCTCGACAAGCTGGCCCAGGCCTTGTCGAGCTTCGGGTTCTCGGTGCCGATCCCGGCGCTCGGCCATGTCTTCTCCGGCTTCCAGTTCCTCGGCATCATCCTGGTCACCGCCATTCCCTTCGGCATCTACGATCTCGTCGAAGCCATGGACAACGTGGAAAGCGCGGAAGCGGCGGGCGACCACTATCCGACCACCCGGGTGCTCAGCGCCGACGGCGTGGTCAGCATGATCGGCTGTCTGATGGGCAATCCTTTCATCAACGCCGTCTATATCGGCCACCCCGGCTGGAAGGCCATGGGCGGGCGCATCGGCTATTCCGCGCTGACCGGCGTGGTGGTGCTGGCGCTCGCCTGGTTCGGCGTCATCGCGCTCCTGACCGCGCTGATCCCGGTCGTCGCAATCGCCCCGATCCTGCTCTATATCGGCATGCTGATCGGCGCCCAGGCATTCCAGACGACGCCGGCAGCCCATGCTCCAGCCGTGGTGCTGGCGCTGACGCCACATCTCGCCGCCTGGGCCAAGACCTTGATCGACGGGGTGCTGGGCGCGGCCGGCACCAGCGCGGCGCAGGTCGGTCTCGACAAGCTCGCCCAGGTCGGCGTGCTCTATCACGGCCTCGAGGTCATGGCCGGTGGCGCCATCATCACCGGCCTGGTGCTGGGCGCCATCGGTGTGTTCATCGTCGACAAGAAGTTCGTCAAGGCTTCCGCCTTCGCCGGCGCCGGCGCGCTCCTGACCTTTTTCGGCTTCATGCATGGCGAGGCGGTCGGCTTCGCCAAATCGCCGTCGGTGGCGCTCGCCTATGTCATGGTCGCCGGCCTGCTCTACGCCTGTTCGCGGATGGAGGAGGCAGTGTCCGAGCCAAAGGCCCTGGCACAGCCGGCCGAGTGA
- the rpsU gene encoding 30S ribosomal protein S21, whose product MQVLVRDNNVDQALKVLKKKMQREGIFREMKQRSAYEKPSERKTREKAEAVRRARKLARKQAIREGLIAAPKPKPRPTGRPRAGQLPSSSPTASAQAAGGEPNKS is encoded by the coding sequence TTGCAGGTTTTGGTCCGCGACAACAATGTCGACCAGGCTCTCAAGGTCCTCAAGAAGAAGATGCAGCGCGAAGGCATCTTCCGTGAAATGAAGCAGCGCTCGGCTTACGAGAAGCCTTCGGAGCGCAAGACGCGCGAGAAGGCCGAGGCCGTGCGCCGGGCCCGCAAGCTCGCACGCAAGCAGGCTATCCGCGAAGGTCTGATCGCCGCGCCGAAGCCGAAGCCGCGCCCGACCGGCCGCCCGCGTGCCGGCCAGCTGCCGAGCTCCAGCCCGACCGCGTCCGCTCAGGCCGCCGGTGGCGAGCCGAACAAGAGCTGA
- a CDS encoding flavodoxin family protein has product MARVAVVFHSGYGHTKVQAEAVHRGAAAVAGTDAALIDVVDYERNWDLLDRADAVIFGAPTYMAGASAPFKAFLDATASRWAEQRWKDKLAAGFTNSAGHSGDKLSTLQQFNLFAMQHGMIWVGLGLLPGHHTSTGTAEDLNRLAGFLGAMAQSNADQAADVAPPPADRRTAEHLGRRVAEAAARWRQA; this is encoded by the coding sequence ATGGCAAGGGTCGCAGTCGTTTTTCACAGTGGCTATGGCCACACGAAGGTGCAGGCGGAAGCCGTCCACAGAGGTGCCGCGGCGGTCGCCGGCACCGATGCGGCGCTGATCGACGTCGTCGATTACGAGCGGAACTGGGACCTGCTGGACCGCGCCGACGCAGTGATTTTCGGAGCGCCGACCTACATGGCCGGCGCCTCGGCGCCGTTCAAGGCCTTCCTGGACGCCACCGCCTCGCGCTGGGCAGAGCAGCGCTGGAAGGACAAACTGGCGGCCGGTTTCACCAATTCGGCCGGCCATAGCGGCGACAAGCTCAGCACGCTCCAGCAGTTCAATCTGTTCGCCATGCAGCACGGCATGATCTGGGTCGGCCTCGGCCTGTTGCCCGGCCATCATACCAGCACCGGCACGGCGGAAGACCTCAACAGGCTGGCCGGCTTTCTCGGCGCCATGGCGCAGTCCAACGCCGACCAGGCCGCCGACGTGGCGCCGCCGCCAGCCGATCGCCGCACCGCCGAGCATCTCGGCCGGCGGGTCGCCGAAGCCGCCGCGCGCTGGCGGCAGGCGTGA
- a CDS encoding YdcH family protein → MSHVPNDLAAEFPDAGPAIAKLKASNPHFAKVIESYHSVNKEIHRIEADLEPTSDETLEDFKKQRLAFLDEIAAMIAQAGT, encoded by the coding sequence ATGAGCCATGTGCCCAACGACCTTGCTGCGGAATTCCCGGATGCCGGCCCGGCGATTGCCAAGCTGAAGGCATCGAACCCGCATTTCGCCAAAGTGATCGAGAGCTATCACTCGGTGAACAAGGAGATCCACCGGATCGAGGCCGATCTCGAGCCGACATCGGACGAGACGCTGGAGGATTTCAAGAAGCAGCGGCTGGCCTTCCTGGATGAGATCGCCGCCATGATCGCCCAAGCCGGGACCTGA
- a CDS encoding sulfite exporter TauE/SafE family protein, with amino-acid sequence MEFIVVLAVGLVAGTISGIIGTGSTIMLAPVLAYCFGPQEAVPIMAVASILANVSRILAWWREVDWRAFAAYAVTGAPAAALGARTLIAIPPRAADIAIGLFLIAMIPLRRWFAARQFRFTLWHLGLAGAVIGYLTGIVIATGPISVPVFVSYGLVGGAFLGTESAGSLAIYAAKVLSFRQFGALPVEIVLKGLITGSSLMAGAFVAKRFVLSMDAAHFRVMLDGLMLVSGLAMLWTAWGH; translated from the coding sequence ATGGAATTCATTGTCGTTCTCGCCGTGGGCCTCGTCGCCGGCACCATCAGCGGTATCATCGGCACTGGTTCGACCATCATGCTGGCGCCGGTCCTGGCCTATTGTTTCGGGCCGCAGGAAGCGGTGCCGATCATGGCGGTCGCTTCCATCCTCGCCAATGTCTCGCGTATCCTGGCCTGGTGGCGCGAGGTCGACTGGCGCGCCTTTGCCGCCTACGCCGTCACCGGCGCGCCGGCCGCAGCACTCGGCGCGCGCACGCTGATCGCCATTCCCCCGCGCGCCGCCGACATCGCGATCGGCCTGTTTTTGATCGCCATGATCCCGCTGCGCCGCTGGTTCGCCGCGCGCCAGTTCCGCTTCACGCTCTGGCATCTCGGGCTGGCTGGCGCGGTCATTGGCTATCTGACCGGCATCGTGATCGCCACCGGACCCATCTCGGTGCCGGTCTTCGTGTCCTACGGGCTTGTCGGCGGCGCGTTCCTCGGCACCGAATCGGCCGGTTCGCTCGCCATTTATGCCGCCAAGGTGCTGTCGTTTCGCCAGTTCGGCGCGCTGCCGGTCGAGATCGTCCTCAAGGGCCTGATCACCGGTTCGTCGCTGATGGCCGGCGCCTTCGTCGCCAAACGTTTCGTCCTCAGCATGGATGCCGCGCATTTCCGCGTCATGCTGGACGGGCTGATGCTGGTGTCCGGCCTCGCCATGCTGTGGACGGCCTGGGGACATTGA
- a CDS encoding IS481 family transposase has translation MGQVLHGSATTTEAVRRAIQHSQESLRALSKRYGINQKTVAKWKKRTSVTDVPTGPKNPTSTVLTIEEEAVIVAFRKHTLLPLDDCLYALQPTIPTLTRSSLHRCLQRHGISRLPEVEGEKPAKTKFKSYPIGFFHIDIAEVQTAEGKLYLYVAIDRTSKFAVVQIVRKTGRTSASAFLSALIEAVPYKIHTVLTDNGIQFTFPPRYADGPTARYVTHMFGMRCQENGIEHRLTKVKHPWTNGQVERMNRTIKEATVKRYHYDSHRQFEAHLADFVSAYNFGRRLKTLKGLTPYEFICKLWTTEPQRFRLDPLHQMPGLNT, from the coding sequence ATGGGCCAGGTTCTCCACGGGAGCGCCACGACGACTGAGGCGGTCCGTCGAGCGATACAACATAGTCAAGAGAGCCTGAGGGCTCTGTCTAAGCGCTACGGGATTAACCAGAAGACGGTCGCGAAGTGGAAGAAGCGGACCTCGGTGACCGATGTGCCGACCGGGCCGAAGAACCCGACTTCGACAGTGCTGACGATTGAGGAAGAGGCCGTGATCGTCGCCTTCCGGAAGCATACTTTGCTGCCGCTCGACGACTGCCTCTATGCGCTACAGCCGACGATCCCGACGCTGACGCGGTCATCCCTGCACCGCTGCCTGCAGCGTCACGGGATCAGCCGCCTGCCCGAGGTCGAAGGCGAGAAGCCGGCGAAGACGAAGTTCAAATCCTATCCGATCGGCTTCTTCCACATCGATATCGCCGAGGTGCAGACCGCTGAGGGCAAGCTGTACCTCTATGTCGCCATCGATCGCACGAGCAAATTCGCCGTCGTACAGATCGTCAGGAAGACGGGGCGGACCTCCGCGTCAGCCTTCCTCTCGGCCTTGATCGAGGCCGTCCCCTACAAGATCCATACCGTTCTCACCGACAACGGCATCCAGTTCACCTTCCCGCCACGGTATGCCGATGGTCCGACGGCGCGCTACGTGACGCACATGTTCGGCATGCGCTGCCAGGAGAACGGCATCGAGCACCGCCTCACCAAGGTGAAGCACCCTTGGACTAACGGCCAGGTCGAGCGCATGAACCGCACCATCAAAGAAGCCACCGTCAAGCGTTACCACTACGACAGCCACCGGCAGTTCGAAGCGCATCTCGCCGACTTCGTCAGCGCCTACAATTTCGGGCGGAGGCTGAAGACCCTCAAGGGCCTCACACCCTACGAATTCATCTGCAAACTCTGGACAACAGAGCCTCAACGATTCAGGCTCGATCCACTCCATCAAATGCCGGGACTAAACACCTAG
- a CDS encoding BrnA antitoxin family protein: MANPPFRTRGTNSTRDAAEAAFKSATTKPVAPVAAAPKPTAPVIPNAKELVTLRIDRDVLEHFQADGPGWQDRINATLRTAVMDGDGAALATDQLSAENDG; the protein is encoded by the coding sequence ATGGCCAATCCGCCGTTCAGGACGCGGGGTACCAACAGCACGCGCGATGCCGCCGAGGCGGCGTTCAAGTCGGCGACCACCAAGCCCGTGGCGCCGGTGGCGGCCGCACCGAAGCCAACCGCGCCGGTCATCCCCAACGCCAAGGAACTGGTCACGCTGCGTATCGACCGGGACGTCCTCGAGCACTTCCAGGCCGATGGTCCGGGCTGGCAGGACAGGATCAACGCGACGCTCAGGACAGCCGTCATGGATGGCGATGGCGCGGCGCTGGCGACCGACCAGTTGAGCGCCGAGAATGACGGCTGA
- a CDS encoding nuclear transport factor 2 family protein, with amino-acid sequence MDHRYDEIVHAMQLYFDGLYHSDTTRLAKVFHDQARYVCATGGEFTHFGMADYWPIVDRRPSPASRNERRSDRIVSIEFAGPVTAFVRAECAIGPKLFTDLLTFIHRDGRWQIIAKVFHFDLRPQVEADAPRGDPPCPM; translated from the coding sequence ATGGACCACCGCTACGATGAGATCGTCCATGCGATGCAACTCTATTTCGACGGGCTGTATCACAGCGATACGACAAGGCTCGCCAAGGTCTTTCACGACCAGGCGCGTTATGTCTGCGCGACTGGGGGAGAGTTCACCCATTTCGGCATGGCCGACTATTGGCCGATCGTCGATCGCCGCCCCTCACCGGCGAGCCGCAACGAAAGACGGTCCGACCGGATCGTCTCGATCGAATTCGCCGGACCGGTTACCGCCTTCGTGCGGGCGGAATGCGCCATCGGCCCGAAGCTCTTCACCGACCTCTTGACCTTCATCCATCGCGACGGGCGATGGCAGATCATCGCCAAGGTCTTCCACTTCGACCTGCGACCGCAGGTCGAGGCCGACGCGCCCCGGGGAGATCCACCATGCCCTATGTGA
- a CDS encoding S1 family peptidase — MRILVLALALMPAGPALAVIGGTPLSASDPLNSQTVMISGGQGFCSGAVIGERLVLTAAHCIEGSPRLAVLVFGPNRQPILNEITGRSIHPAYRRVDWQNRRTAVDLAVVRTAQPIGQGRRAASLSSAPLPAAGASIRLVGYGPLAEGDGASAGVLRQAALTVTGRPSSYQVRLAGPAGARLGACTGDSGGPVFSTEGGQPVVAGVVSWTTGQGAARCGNLTGTVPVAPHRRWIEETIQGLGAQR; from the coding sequence GTGCGGATATTGGTTCTTGCCCTGGCATTGATGCCTGCCGGTCCGGCCTTGGCTGTGATCGGCGGCACACCCCTGTCGGCTTCCGATCCACTGAACAGCCAGACCGTGATGATCTCGGGCGGCCAGGGCTTCTGCTCCGGCGCCGTCATTGGCGAGCGCCTGGTGCTGACCGCCGCCCATTGCATCGAGGGCAGCCCCAGGCTTGCCGTGCTGGTGTTCGGTCCGAACCGCCAGCCGATCCTCAACGAGATCACCGGGCGTTCGATCCACCCCGCCTATAGGCGTGTCGACTGGCAGAACCGGCGCACCGCGGTGGATCTGGCGGTGGTGCGCACCGCCCAGCCGATCGGCCAGGGCAGACGTGCCGCGAGCCTCAGTTCAGCGCCGCTGCCGGCGGCCGGAGCGTCGATCCGCCTGGTCGGCTATGGCCCGCTTGCCGAGGGCGACGGCGCCAGCGCCGGTGTCCTGCGCCAGGCGGCGCTGACCGTGACCGGGCGGCCGTCGAGCTACCAGGTCCGCCTCGCCGGGCCGGCGGGGGCAAGGCTCGGCGCCTGCACCGGCGATTCCGGCGGGCCGGTGTTTTCGACCGAAGGCGGACAGCCGGTGGTGGCCGGCGTGGTCAGCTGGACCACCGGCCAGGGCGCCGCCCGCTGTGGCAATCTGACGGGGACGGTCCCTGTCGCACCTCACCGCCGCTGGATCGAAGAGACGATCCAGGGCCTTGGAGCGCAACGATGA
- a CDS encoding cysteine hydrolase family protein, producing the protein MRKVEIPADPDAVTIDWDRTAVIVIDMQRDFLEPGGFGEALGNDVSKLARAVAPIQRLLRIARANAIPIIHTREGHRPDLADAPALKVERGDPRFRIGAAGPMGRILVRGEPGHDIVPELAPARGEPIIDKPGKGAFYETDLELILRNRAIETLVVCGVTTEVCVHTTVREANDRGFRCLVPGDACASYFDEFHVVGLRMIAAQGGIFGFVTTTAALAASLAASLADPA; encoded by the coding sequence ATGCGCAAGGTCGAAATCCCAGCCGATCCCGATGCGGTGACGATCGACTGGGATCGCACAGCGGTCATCGTGATCGACATGCAGCGCGACTTCCTGGAGCCGGGCGGCTTCGGCGAGGCGCTGGGCAATGACGTGTCGAAGCTTGCGCGCGCCGTCGCGCCGATTCAGCGCCTGTTGAGGATCGCGCGCGCCAATGCCATCCCGATCATCCACACCCGCGAGGGCCACCGGCCGGACCTTGCCGATGCGCCGGCCCTGAAGGTCGAGCGCGGCGATCCACGATTCCGGATCGGCGCAGCCGGGCCGATGGGACGCATTCTGGTGCGTGGCGAACCCGGCCACGACATCGTGCCGGAGCTTGCACCGGCGCGTGGCGAACCAATCATCGACAAGCCCGGCAAGGGCGCCTTCTACGAGACCGATCTCGAACTGATCCTGCGCAACCGCGCGATCGAGACCCTGGTTGTCTGCGGCGTCACCACCGAGGTCTGCGTCCACACGACAGTGCGCGAAGCCAATGACCGGGGCTTCCGCTGCCTGGTGCCGGGCGATGCCTGCGCCTCCTATTTCGACGAGTTTCACGTCGTCGGCCTCAGGATGATTGCCGCCCAGGGCGGCATTTTCGGCTTTGTCACGACGACGGCAGCCCTGGCGGCGAGCCTTGCCGCGAGCCTTGCCGACCCGGCCTGA
- a CDS encoding tautomerase family protein, which yields MPYVNIKITREGATAEQKAALIAGVTTLLARVLDKSPATTFVVIDEVLMEDWGIGGLPVDEFRRRKAAGPPPAEEESPWQSSRL from the coding sequence ATGCCCTATGTGAACATCAAGATCACCCGCGAGGGTGCGACGGCCGAACAGAAGGCCGCGCTCATCGCGGGCGTGACCACGCTTCTCGCCCGCGTGCTGGACAAGAGCCCCGCCACGACCTTTGTGGTCATCGACGAGGTTCTCATGGAAGATTGGGGCATCGGCGGCTTGCCGGTGGACGAATTCCGGCGCCGCAAGGCCGCCGGGCCGCCGCCGGCCGAAGAGGAGAGCCCATGGCAATCGTCACGCCTCTGA